Below is a genomic region from Candidatus Eremiobacteraceae bacterium.
GAATACGATCCAGACTCCGAGACCGATGAGGCCGACGATCCCGATGCGCCAGAGCGCCTCGATGAGCGGCGAAACCGCGTGCTGCATCAACGGTGATCCGTCTCGCGAAGCCGCGTCGCGGCGAGCAGGCCGCGCGGCAATAGCGCGATGGCAAGTACGAGCATCGTCGCCGCGATGGCATCGCTCGCATCGGCGGTCGGTGCGAGGACTTGAACGCTGGCGACGATGAACGCGCCGATGATCGTTGCCGGCAGCGACGACAGTCCGCCGAGAGCGACGGCCGCAAGTCCCGCGAGCGGTAGATCGAACGGCGTCGACCGCCCGGCGAAATAATCGGGCGCCGTCAACAGCGCGATCGCTGCGATCGCTCCGCACATCGACGCGAGAAGCGCGGTGCGCAGATGCATCGGCTCTGCGCCGACGCCGGCAGCCCGAGCCGCCTGAGTATTCGATCCGAGCGCGCGCAGCCCGAGCCCGTAGCGGCTCGTCCGGACGATCGCCACCACGATGAGGAGCGCGACGATGCTTGCGATCGTTCCCTCGATCGTCAGCTTCGGCACGCCGAAACCGCCGACGCGGAAGAAACCGGCGTGAAGCAAGTGCGTCGGCCGTTCCGGTTCGGACACAAGAGCGCCGAAAGCGGCGAGCGCCGCGAGACCGGCGATCAGCGGGCGAGCAGGCCCAAGCGGCCCCCCGCTGCGCGAACGTGCAGGCCGCAAGACGATCCGGTCGACGACGATTCCGGCGATCGCACCTGCGATGACGCCTCCGCCGGCCGCGATCCAGATCGGTTGATTTCGCGCCAATAACCACGAAACGGCGGCAGCGGCTGCCATCGCACTCACCGGGTGCGCGACGTTGAGCGTGCCTCCCGCGACGTACGTCAGCGCGTAACCTATGGCGAAGAGCGCGTAAATGCTCCCTCTGAATGCGATATCGATGAGCGATTGCGTCAGTGTGAACTCCAAGCACCCAAGGCGCCGATGCACTACGCCCCACCGGGCAAATGCCCTGCAGGACGCGATAGCGCGCCGCGCTTAAGTAGGGCTTCGAAACGATGCCCGACACCGAACTTGCGAGATTGCGGATCGGAGACATCCTCGACCGGCAAGTAGAACGCAACGGTGACCGCGATTGCGTCGCGTATCCGGCCCAAGAAGTCCGATTCACGTACAAGCAGTTCCGCGACCGCGTCGACGTCGTAGCGCGCGGGCTCATGGCGCTCGGCGTGCGCAAGGCCGAGCACGTCGCCATCATGGCGCCGAATATCCCGGAGTGGAGCCTCGTCCAGTTCGCCACAGCGCGCATCGGTGCGGTTCTCGTTCCGGTGAACACGCAGTATCGCGCGCGCGAGCTTGAAGCGGCGCTACGCCACAGCGAGACGACGACGCTGTTCCTCGCCCCGTCGGCCGACGCGCCCGATCCGTTCGCGACGCTCCGCGAAGTGCTGCCGGATCTCGACGAAGCGCCGGTCGGCCACGCACGCTTCGAAAAACTTCCTCGCCTCGGGCGCCTCATCTCGATCGGCAAACGCCGCCAACCGTCGATGCTCCGTTTCGACGATCTCTTCGATCTGGCGATCCAGTCGCATCCGCAGGACTACGGACGGCGAGGCGAGGCGCTCGACTCCTTCGACGTCATCATGCTGCTCTTCACGAGCGGCACGACCGACACGCCGAAAGGCGTCATGCTGACGCACCGCAACTGCGTCGTGACCGCGTGGAACATGGCGGAGCGGCTCGAGGTGACCCAAGACGAGCGCATCTGCGCGCCGGTCCCTTTTTACCACTGCATGTCGTCGATCGGAGCAAGCCTCGCCGGCGCGTTGCGCGGCGCGTGCGTCGTTCCCGTCGAGACGTTCAACCCGAGGACCGTGCTCGAGACGATCCAAGCCGAGCATTGCACGCTGCTTTCGGCGATGCCGTACATGCTCGCCGCGATGCTCGACGAGCCGAATCTCGGATCGTACGATCGCTCGTCGCTGCGCAAAGGGGTCACCGGCGCCACCCCCGTGCCCGTGCCGCTCGCGAAGTTAGCGACGGAGAAGCTCGGCATACCGGCGCTCACGATCGGCTACGGGCTCACCGAGGCGACCGCCGCGGTGACGCGTTCGGCCCCGAGCGATCCGCCGGAGAAGCGGCTCGGCACCGTCGGGCGCGCTTTGGCAAACGTGCAGCTCAAAGTCGTCGACCCAAACGACAAGCCGGTCGCATCCGGCATCGCCGGCGAGCTTTGCTGCCGCGGCCTCGGACTCATGAAGGGCTACTTCCGCGATCCCGAAGGTACGGCCGAGGCGATCGATCCCGAGGGCTGGCTGCATACAAAGGATCTCGCGACGATCGACGCCGAGGGCTACGTGAACATCGTCGGCCGGCTGCGCGACATGATCGTACGCGCGGGCGAGAAGATCTATCCGCGCGAGGTCGAGATCTTTCTCGCGGTGCACCCGAAGATCGCCGAGGTCCACGTCATCGGCGTGCCGCTGCGCGGCATCGGTGAAGACGTGTGCGCGTGCGTCGTGCTCAAAGGCGATGCGACGCTCGATGAGGCGGAAGTCCGCGAGTACTGCAAGGGGAATCTCCAGGATTCGAAGATCCCGACGCTCGTCATGACGGTGCGATCGTTCCCGCTGAGCGCCGGCGGCAAGATCCTCAAGCGCGAGCTGCGCAAATTGGCGATCGAGCGTTTCGGTCGCCAAGCTGACGCCGCGGAGACGACCGCCTAGCTCGATCCCGCTTGAAGGGAGTCTCGCATCGCCGCGATGGTCGCGTCGACGTCGCGATCGGTATGCGCGGCGGTCAGGAACATCACTTCCATCGGCGACGGCGCGAGGTACACGCCTTCGTCGAGCATCTTCCAATAGTAGCGCGCGTACGCGCCGCGATCTGCGGTCCGGGCTTCGTCGTAGTTCTCATGCGCGGCGCCAAGCCGGAACATGAAGTCGACGATCGAGCCGAGTTGGACGACCGGATAATCCAACCCAGCTGCGGCGATCGCGTCGCGCGCACCCGACGCGAGCCGACTGCCAAGCGCGTCAAGCCGGTCGTGCAGACCGCGATCGCGTTCGAGTCTGTCCAAGAACGCGTGCGCCGCCGCGACGCAGAGCGGATTGCCGGAGAAGGTGCCGCCTTGGAATACCGGCCCGTCGGGTGCGAGCCGCGCCATGACGTCTTCACGGCCGCCGAATGCCGCGATCGGAAGGCCGCCGCCGAGCGTCTTGCCGATGCACGTGAGATCGGGGCGGACGCCGTAGAGGTGTTGCGCGCCGCCGAGGCCGAGCCGAAAACCGGTGATGACCTCGTCGAAGACGAACAGCACGCCGGCGCGCGACGTCAACTCGCGCAGGGCTTGGAGATAACCGGGCGCCGGCAAGACGAGCCCCATGTTCGCGCACACGGGCTCGACGAAGAGCGCGGCGATCCGATCGCCCGACTCGGACAGGCAGCGCTCGACGGCGTCGACGTCGTTATAGGGAAGGATGAGGACGTTCGAGGCGGTCGCGCGAGTCACGCCCGCGTCGATGGAGGGCGCCGAATTGCTCGACGCCCCTGCCGAGAATATCATCTCGTCGGCATGTCCGTGGTAGTCGCCGGCAAACCGGACGATCGTCTCGCGACGCGTGTACGAGCGCGCGGCGCGCGCGGCGCTCATGCACGCTTCGGTGCCGGTCGAGACGAAACGCAGGCGCTCCATCGACGGCAGATGTTCGCGGATGCGCTCGGCGAGGCGCGTCTCTTCCGGATGCGTGACCCCGAAGACGGTGCCGCTTTCTGCCGCGGCCGCGATCGCGTCTCGGATCGCCGGATCACCATGTCCAAGCAGCACGGGCCCGTAGGCGCACAGGTAGTCGACGTACTCGCGACCCTCGACGTCGATGACTTTGCTGCCCCGCGCCGAAACGATGACGGGCGGCGGTGCGCCCATCGGCACGCCTGCTCGCACCGGCGAGTCGACGCCGCCGGCGAGCGATCGCTTCGCGCGCTCGAATTCGCCATGGCTCGCGTGGGCTGGTACGACGAAGGTCTCCACCGAAGTACTCCTCAAAACCACGGTCTCCGCGCTTAGCGAAGGATGCGAACCATGCCTCGTCTTCCCGCCATCGATCCGGCCTCGGCGCCGGAAGATAGCAAGCCCGTCCTCGAAGGCTTCTTCAAGGCGCGCGGCAACTACCCGAACATGTTCCGGACGCTGTCGATCCGGCCGGCGATCATGCGCACGGCGTCGGAACATATGCGAGCCGTCACGGGGCCGGGCACGGTGCCGCAGGCGCTCAAAGAGCTGTGCATCGTCCTGGT
It encodes:
- a CDS encoding AMP-binding protein; its protein translation is MPDTELARLRIGDILDRQVERNGDRDCVAYPAQEVRFTYKQFRDRVDVVARGLMALGVRKAEHVAIMAPNIPEWSLVQFATARIGAVLVPVNTQYRARELEAALRHSETTTLFLAPSADAPDPFATLREVLPDLDEAPVGHARFEKLPRLGRLISIGKRRQPSMLRFDDLFDLAIQSHPQDYGRRGEALDSFDVIMLLFTSGTTDTPKGVMLTHRNCVVTAWNMAERLEVTQDERICAPVPFYHCMSSIGASLAGALRGACVVPVETFNPRTVLETIQAEHCTLLSAMPYMLAAMLDEPNLGSYDRSSLRKGVTGATPVPVPLAKLATEKLGIPALTIGYGLTEATAAVTRSAPSDPPEKRLGTVGRALANVQLKVVDPNDKPVASGIAGELCCRGLGLMKGYFRDPEGTAEAIDPEGWLHTKDLATIDAEGYVNIVGRLRDMIVRAGEKIYPREVEIFLAVHPKIAEVHVIGVPLRGIGEDVCACVVLKGDATLDEAEVREYCKGNLQDSKIPTLVMTVRSFPLSAGGKILKRELRKLAIERFGRQADAAETTA
- a CDS encoding glutamate-1-semialdehyde 2,1-aminomutase; translation: METFVVPAHASHGEFERAKRSLAGGVDSPVRAGVPMGAPPPVIVSARGSKVIDVEGREYVDYLCAYGPVLLGHGDPAIRDAIAAAAESGTVFGVTHPEETRLAERIREHLPSMERLRFVSTGTEACMSAARAARSYTRRETIVRFAGDYHGHADEMIFSAGASSNSAPSIDAGVTRATASNVLILPYNDVDAVERCLSESGDRIAALFVEPVCANMGLVLPAPGYLQALRELTSRAGVLFVFDEVITGFRLGLGGAQHLYGVRPDLTCIGKTLGGGLPIAAFGGREDVMARLAPDGPVFQGGTFSGNPLCVAAAHAFLDRLERDRGLHDRLDALGSRLASGARDAIAAAGLDYPVVQLGSIVDFMFRLGAAHENYDEARTADRGAYARYYWKMLDEGVYLAPSPMEVMFLTAAHTDRDVDATIAAMRDSLQAGSS